The genomic segment AGCAATACCGCCCCGATACCGTCGAGCGCATCGACGCCGACCGACGGTTCGAGGTCGAGCGTCGCGAGGTCCAGCGCGACGACATCCACGGCGGCGCCGACGGCGTCGACCGTCTCGACCCGCCCGAGTTCGGTTTCTCCGAGGTGAGAACGGGTCCGGTCGACGTAGTGCTCGTCACGACTCAGAACGACCGCCTGACGCGCGTCCATGGTCCGTTCGGAATCCAGCACTGCAGCACCGTCAATGTGTCTGTCAGCCATCCGTTTCGACACTGCGCCGGAGGTACAACGTCACGACCCCACCGTCGTCGGTGTTCTCGACAGAGAGCCCGCCGCCGGCGTTCTCGACGGCCCACTTGACGAGCCAGAGCCGGATGCCCTGCGTGTGTTCCAGGGGGGACTCGCTGCCGGCGTCCAGTGCCGAGCGCTCGATCTCCGAGAACGCCATCCCAGGGAACCGCACGGCCAGTTCGACGGAGGGGCTCGGCGGCTCGTCGGTGACCTGCAACGAGACCTGCCCGGCCGGGGCACCCCACTTCCCGACGGCGTGTTCGACGAGTTGTTCGAGACACAGTTCCAGTTGTGCGGGACAGATCGCGCTCGCGGCGGGCGCGCCCGCCACGGTGAACTCGACGCCAGGGTACACCGCCCGGAGGTCCCCGACTGCCGACCGAACGAGGGTCGGCACGTCGAGTGGGACACTCGACTGGTCCGGATCACTGCCCAGATGGAACTGTCTCACCGCGTCGGCGGTGTCGAGCAGTTCGTCGGAGGCGGTCTGGATCGCTTCCGCGGCCTCGCTGATCGACGCCGGGTCCATCTCCTCGGCGTTGGCCGCGACGTGTTCGGCACGGCCGGAGACCACGGTCAGCTTGTTCCGGAAGTTGTGCCGGAGCACTCGATCCAGCACCGTCAGGCGTCCCTGCTGTGCGCGGATCGCGGAGATGTCGCGAGCGATCGCGATCACCCGGTCGCCCGCCGAGTCCGAGACCGACTCGTGTTCGAACTTCACCTGGAAGGTCCGGGACTGTCCGGTCGGGAGCGTGAGCGTGAGTTCCCGTTCCTGTGTCCGCCCCGTCTCGACGACGACCCGGCAGGCACGCCGGACGACCGACGCCTGCTCCGACGGGAGGATATCGGTCAACGCGGTCGTCGGCGTCGCACGAAAGTCCACCTCGAACACGTCTGTCGCCGCGGCGTTCGCGTGGACCACGGTCGTGTCGGCACGGAGCACGACGACCGGGTCGCTGACCGACTCGAAGACGTGTTCGTACTGTTCGAGCAGGCGTTTCCGCTCGATCTGCTCGGTCACGTCCTGCTGGAACCCCAGGAAGTGCGTCACCGTCCCTGCGTCGTCGTAGACGGGCACGATATCCAGTTGGTTCCAGAACGCCTCGCCGTCGCGCCGGTAGTTGCGGATGACGACCGACACCGATTCCCTGGCGTCGATTGCCGTCCGGATCTCGGCCACCGTCGATTCGTCGGTCCCCTCCCCCTGGAGGAACCGACAGTTCCGACCCAGGGCGTCGGGCAGCGAGTAGCCGGTTATGTCGACGAACCCCTGGTTGACGTATATCAGGTGTTCGTCCTCGGCCTGTGCGTCGGCGATGCTGATACCGATGTCGGCGTTGTCCATCGCCCGGCCGTACAGTTCGAGGCGCTTCCAGCGCTGTGACGCGATGAGCGAGTACTGACGGATCGCGACGAGGCCGTCGACGCGGGCCCGGATGGCGCGTTTCGACGACGGAATCGTCAGGATCCCGTCCAGCGCCCGCCCCAGCGAGTCACCGTATCGGGACCAGGGATCGGGGACGCTCTCGGGGACCAACAGCAAGACCGGCGCCATCGTCGGCCGCTGCTCGCGTTTCCACTCGCGGAGGCGGTCGCGACACTCCGGGAACGCCTCGGCGCTGACCACGCAGATGTCGGTCGCGTCCGGAACGGCACCCTCTAGATGTCGGACCTCGTACGCCGACAGCGTCGTGGTCAAAAGGTCCCGGTCTCGTCCCGCCGGAGCGGCGAGGGTGACCGTTGTCGCCGCCGTCTCCGGAAGGGGGACTGCGCCGCCCGCGCTATCACCGCTCGTGATCCAGTTTGGCGAGCGGTCACCGGACATCAGTCTCCCTCGTCGACTCGTTCGGGCACGCCGGTCAGCACGCCGCGATACCCCTCCAGCGGCGGTCCAACGTCGATGCCGTCGGGGCCGAGATCGAACGCCCTGATCGTCTGCTCGAACGCCCCGTAGCGCTTTTTCAGGACCCCGACGACCTTCCGGACCTCGCCGTCCAGTTCCACGTACCGGAGAAACACGATGTTGTCCGCGAGGTAACTGATCGCCTCGTCCGATGCCATCAGGTCGCCCGTGACGGTTCCGATCTCGTCGAGCAGGAACGTCGTCACGCCCATCCGCTTGAGATACCGACAGAGTGCGTGGAGTTCCCTGGTGAGTTGGTCCTGTGAATCGCCGCCGCGGAGCCCCAGTCGGTAGCCGGAGATGCCGTCGATCACTACCATCCTCGCGCCGTCCTCCTCGACGGCTGTCCTGACCGTGTCGGCGAACTCGTCCGGGCTCCGGGTCAGCGACTCGACCTCTGTCAGCAGCAACTCGCCCGACTCGACCAGTTCATCGATCCCGATGCCCAGTTGCTCGGTCCGATAGCGAAAGTCCGACGCGAGTTCCTCGAACAGGAACCCGTGTGGTGTCTCTCCCCGCTGGGCGGCCGCCCGCAGGAACACCGTCGCCAGCGTCGTCTTCCCGACCCCAGACGGGCCGGAGATCAACGTCACCGAACCGCGCTGTACCCCGCCACCGAGCAGGCTGTCGAGCGCGTCGATCCCCGACCCGATCTGCTCGCGGGGGACCTCCCGCTGGTGATCGCCGGGGACCAGTTTCGGGTACACCCGACCGCCCGTCTCCGACCGGATCCGGTACGTGTGCCTGCCCCCGGCGTAGCCCGAGCCACGGAACTTCGTCACTTCCAGGCTCCGGTGGTCCGTGGTCCGGCGAATCTCGATCGCCGCGTCGCCGAGAAACTGCACGTCCCGCTCTTCGGCCTCGCTGGTCACCTGTGCGGTACAGACCGTGGTGATCGACCGCTCTTTGAGCGCGTTGGCGAGCGAGGAGATGTGCCGGCGGAACTGATAGTCGTCGGGCAACAGCGCGCGCAGTTCGGTCAGCGGGTCGATCACCAGTCGGTCGGGCGACTCCTGGTCGATCGCGTCCGCGATCTGCCCGATGAGTTCGTCGCCCTCCGCCTGGCCGGGCGACAGGACGGAGTAACTCTGATCGCTGAAAAACCGCGATCCCTGCTCGCTGAGATCCAGGATGACGACGCCCGAGAGATCGATCCCGAGCGCGGCGGCGTTCCTGCGGAGGTCGTCCGCCCGCTCTTCGAATCCGACGTACAGGCCCGTCTCGCCGGCGGCCAGAAACTGCAACGCGAGAATCGTCTTGCCGGTCCCCGGGCCACCGTTGACGATCGCTGTCTGTCCGCGGAGGAAGCCACCCTGCAACACGGTATCGAGGCCGGATGTCCCCGACGGGACTCGCTCGACATCGACGGAATCTGCCATACGTACACAAGGAGGGGTGACCAGTGATAAAACCTCTCGCCGTCCGGCGACCGCCACTACAGCGGGAACGACCGAACGATGCCCGTGAGGCGGTTCCGGAGGCGACGGCCCAGGCTGCCGGTCAGTTCGTGGATTCGATCCATCTCCGCGGGGGACAGTTCGAAGTCGAAGACGGCGAGGTTCGTTTCGAGGTGGTCGCGGCCCCGGGCTTTCGGAATCGCGACGACCTGTTCCTGCTGGACGAGCCACCTGAGTGCGACCTGCGCCGGGTGCTTGTCGTACCGGTCGCCGATCGACGCGAGCACCTCGTCGTCGAGCACGTCGCCCTGTGCCAGCGGGCTGTACGCCGTCAGCGCCAACCCGTTTTCCGTACAATACTGCTGGAGTTCGCGCTGGTCCTTGTAGGGGTGGTACTCCACCTGATCGGTGACGATCGGTACGTCGACGGCGGTGCGTGCGTCGGCGAAGCTGTCTGCGGGTGAAGTTGCTGACACCGAGGTGCCTGACCAGGCCGTCGGCACGGAGGTCGGCCATCGCACCGAGCGTCTCCTCGACCGGGACTCGTGGGTGGGGCCAGTGGATCAGCAACAGGTCGACGGTGTCGAACCCCAGGCGGTCCAGACCCGCCCGGGCCGCGCGCCGGACATCGTCGGCGCGGAGGTTCGACCGCCACACCTTGGTCGTCACGAACACGTCGTCCCTGTCGACCGGCGACGCCGCGATGGCGTCCCCGACGGCTGCCTCGTTCTCGTAGTACTCGGCCGTGTCGACGTGGCGATACCCCAGGTCCAGTGCCGTCCGAACGGCCTCACGGCATTCCCGCTCGTCCATCTGAAACGTTCCCAACCCGAGCGCCGGAACCGTGGCGTCGCCGGCGGAGACGTGTTCCATACGCCTGCTACGGCGGGCAGCGAAGAGTATGTGACGCCCTCTCCCGAGAGTGGCTCACAGGGTCGCTCAGTCACGGTTTGAGCGACAGCCGCCTTTAGGTGTGTGGTGTGAGTAGGCCGAACTACGATGACAACCGTCCTCCACGCCCTCCGTGCCGTCGGCCTCGCTGCGGTCGATCTCGCCGTCGGTGCCCTCCTCTTTGGCGTCACGACCTCCCCGATCGGTCTCCTGGTGATCGCCGTCGGCCTGCTCGTCTTGCTCCACGTCACGTACACCGGCGCTGTCCACGCCCGCACGGCCCTCACCGAACGCAGGCGGCCGGAAGGGGTCTGACCGGTCGGCGGTGCAACCCCGCGGTGTGTCCCACTCGGTCAGGGTAACCGATCCTCGTCGAGCGGCCGCAGGATACCGACCGATCCCCTGAACTCCTCGCCCTCGTACGGGAGGACGGCCATGTGGTCGCGGAACTCGATCTCCTCGCCGTCGGCAGTCACCAGCGTCGCCGGGAACCGCGACGTGTCCGGTCCCGCCGAGGAGAGCAGGTCACCGAGCTCGTCTTCGGCCCGCTCAACGACCTCCGGCGGCTTGATGTAGTCGGTCGGTTCCCCGACGATGTCCTCGCGGTCGCGATCCAGCGTCTCCGCAAGCTCGTCGTTGACCCACCTGAACCGTCCCGTCTCGTCGACGACGTAGATCGGATACCCGAGCGCTTTCAGCACGGTGTCGTAACGGTCGGCGCGGCGGGTGGCACGGTAGCGCTGGACGCCCTCCCGAATGCGGTTTTGTAGTCGGTCCCACTGTTCGGTGCCGCCCTTCTGGAGGTAGCCGGTCAGGCCGGCGTTGAGCGCCGTGCTCGCGACCTCCTCGCCGCCGCGACCGGTGAACAGAATATAGGGGAAGTCCGGATGAGGGAACTGCTCTGTGAGTTCCTCGTACAGCTCTAGTCCGTCCAGCCGGGGCATATCGTAGTCACTGACGACACAGTCGAACTCCGTGGGGTCGAACACCGCCAGGATATCCTCGGGGTCGGTCCGCGTCGTCACCTGGAGGTCGTCCGCACGCCCGAGCATCAGCTCGGCGAGCTCGGTCATGGAGCTGTCGTCGTCGACGTGGAGTACTTGAATACCTGACACTGCGATCTGTCTTGGTATCGTCCATCGATGTATAAAAATGCAAGCTCCGACGGGGTCGTCCGACCGTCTTTGCGCCCCCGGTTATCGGCACCACGCGGCGAGCACGCGCTCCCGCGACCGAGTCAGCGTCGTGAGGTGGTCGGTGTCCGTGACGTGGAGTTCGGCGTCGGGCAGTCGGTCGGCCAGTTCCCTGGCCCCGGCCAGCGGGACGTTCGTGTCCCGGCTTCCGTGCCAGAGCCTGACCGGCGTATCGGCGGCCGCCACGTCGAACCCCCACGGGTCGGCCAGCAGTCGCGCTTCGGTCACGACGCCGCTTCGGGTCCGCTCGACGGCCGTGAGGAACTCCTCGCGGACGATCCGTGCGTCGGCGTCGTCCATCGCCGCCCGCCCGTCCGCGGTCGTGTACTGCGAGACGACGAACGACGGGGGAGCCGGCGGGCCAGCGCACCGGTCGCGGCGAACAGCCCGCCCAGGAGCCAGCCGGCGTGGGTCCCGAGGCTCCCGAAGAGGCGCTGCACCGGCGGTGTCCGGTCCTCGAACTGCGGCGGCACTGCGCCCGAGACGACTGCGACGCCCTCGATCCGATCGGGGCGCGTCGCTGCAAGCGCGAGCGCGTGCGGGCCGCCGCCGGAGAAGCCCAGGACGGATGTCGAATCGATCCCGGCTTCGTCGAGCACCGGAACGGCGAACGCCGCGGTGTCCCGGAGGCGGCGACCGGGCCACGCGCTCGACCGACCGTATCCGGGCCGGTCGATGGCGACGACCCGAACCGAGTGGCTCCGCCCCAGTTCGTCGAACAGCGCGCCGACCCGCCGCGATCCCGGCGTCCCGTGGAACACGAGCAGCGGCGTGCCTCCCGGGTCGCCGTACTCGGCGTAGGTCACGTGCCGGTCGTCGCCGACGGGAACGCTGGATCTACGTGTCCCCTCGCCACCCTCGCCGTCGGGGTCCGGCGCCACAGTGGTCGCGTTCATCGACCGAATAGTCGGTATCCGGACGGGAAGGGTCGATGCCGGATTGGTCCGGTTTTTAACTATTCTCGGTGTACGCACGGGTGTGCAACGCGTCGAGTTCGCCGTCACCTACCCCGAGGACCGAGCCCACCCGATCCACGGAGCGGTCCAGACGACAGCGGGCGTCTCGCGCGCCGAGTTGCTGATCTGGGGGCCGACCGGCCGGGTCACGTCGCTGCTCTGGTTCGACTGTCCGGTCGACACCGCCCGCAGGCTACTCGGAGCGGTCGAGGCCAGGACGACGGAGTTGATCGGCGAGGACGGCGGCACCTACGCCTTCCTCGAACAGGAGACGTACGAACTTGACGCCGCGGTGCTGGGCGTCGTGGCCGACGCACACGTCGTCTTCCTCCCACCGGTCGTCTTCGAGGAGTCGGGCAACGCGACGGTCGAAGCCGTCGGGAGCAGGGAGGCCTTGGGGGCGTGCTACGAGGCGCTGCGCGAGCGCGTCCCCACGACCATCAAGCGGGTCCGCCCCTTCCGGCGGGGTGGGGAGAGCGGAGCGCTGACCGACCGCCAGCGGGCGGCCGTCGAAGCGGCGTCCGCGGTCGGCTACTACGACGTGCCCCGGACGGGCAGCGTCGCCGACGTGGCGGCCGAACTCGACTGTGCCCACAGCACCGCGGGCGAACTCCTCCGGAAAGCGGAGGCGGCGCTGGTCGACGCGGCCGTCGACGCCGGCTAGACAACGCGACACACCCCACTCAGCCCGCACAGCCGGTGCTCGGCCCGACGACCCCCTCGTCGATGATCGCCGTCTCTTCGTCGCCGCGCCAGATGACTCTGATCCGGTCACACGGCTGGAGCACGTCGGCGGACTGTCCGGCGTTGCGCTCCTGGACGACAAGCCGCTGGCCGGCGGTGACGTTCTCCTCCCACTCGTTGACGACACCGGGGTCAGAGCCGTCGCTGTCACCCGGTGGTCCGTCCCGGGTCCCGGCAGGCGAGAGAGCCGGTGGCTTGTTGAGGTCGTTGAACTGATCGCCGTCTATCTCGACGACGAGCCCCTTCACGTCCGTCGGCGGCGAGGCGTTGTTGCTCTCGCTGTCGTCGGTCTCGTTGAACACCGTCGTGCCACCGACGACCACCTCCAGTTGCGTTCGGCGCAAGCGGTCCCCGCCGTCGTGTGTGACGACGACCGAGTCGTTCTTCGCGACGCCGTCGCCGAAGTACCGGGACTCGAACTCGATGTCGGCCGTCGGGGCGACCGACGAGACGCTGTCGCCAAAGGAGAACGCGAACACCGTCAGTGTCGATCCGACGATAACGACCACTGCGACCATCAGTACGACGCCGAGCAACGACGAGACGCTTCGCTCCCCCGACAGCACGGAAATATCACCCATAGAGCACGTGGCTGTACTGTTGGGACGATACCATATAACAGTTCTTGAGACGACATTTCCGGGCGTCACGGTGCACACGGGGACGAACATGTTCGCACCCCCATCCGGCCACTGGGAACCCGCTTTCCCCTTTTGATGGTCGGGCCGTCAAGCCCCGACTGTATGGAAGTACAACGCAAGACGATCGCGAAGTTCATCGCTGCGGCCTTCGTGATCAACCTCGTCGTCATGGGTGCGGGCGCCTGGTTCGCCTACCAGGAGGCCCCGCCGATCCCCGACGAGATCACCGGACCGGAGGGACAGACCGTCGTCACGGACGAACAGATCAGGGACGGGAAGAAGGCTTTCCAGCGGGACGGCCTGATGAACCACGGGTCGATCCTGGGCAACGGCGCCTACTACGGCCCCGACTACACGGCCGATACGCTCGATCTGAAGACCGAGCACATGCGCCAATACTACGCGCGGGAGCGGTACGACGCCGACTACGGCGCGCTCGGGAGCGGCGAGCGTGCGGCGATCGACGAGGTCGTTAAGCAGGACTTGGACGACCAGTACGACGGCGGTGACATCCAGTACACCGCCGCGGAGCTGTACGCACACGAGCAGGTCCGCGAGGAGTACGTCGAGCGGTACCACGAGGGGAGCCACGAGCGGGGCGTCCCCGTGGAGATGATCGACTCCGAGGCCGACGCCCGGAAGTTCGCCGACTTCGCGCTCTGGACGGCCTGGTTCTCCCACACCGACCGGCCCGACGGTGACCACTCCTACACGAACGAGTGGCCCTACGCGCCGGGCGCCGGCAACGACGCCACCGCCGCCGCGATGACTTGGAGCGTCATCGCGATGATCCTGCTCGTCGGCGCGGCCGGCTTCGGCATCTGGCTCTACCGGTCGATCGAACTCCCGGAGCCCTCGGCCGACGGCCTTTCCGTGCCCGAACCCGCGGACGTGGAGATATTCCCGAGCCAGCGAGCAGCGTTGCGGTTCATCCCCGTCGCGGCCGGCCTGTTCCTCTCGCAGGTGTTGCTCGGCGGCCTGCTCGCGCACTTCTACATCGAGCG from the Haloarcula pelagica genome contains:
- a CDS encoding alpha/beta fold hydrolase, with amino-acid sequence MDDADARIVREEFLTAVERTRSGVVTEARLLADPWGFDVAAADTPVRLWHGSRDTNVPLAGARELADRLPDAELHVTDTDHLTTLTRSRERVLAAWCR
- a CDS encoding helix-turn-helix domain-containing protein — its product is MQRVEFAVTYPEDRAHPIHGAVQTTAGVSRAELLIWGPTGRVTSLLWFDCPVDTARRLLGAVEARTTELIGEDGGTYAFLEQETYELDAAVLGVVADAHVVFLPPVVFEESGNATVEAVGSREALGACYEALRERVPTTIKRVRPFRRGGESGALTDRQRAAVEAASAVGYYDVPRTGSVADVAAELDCAHSTAGELLRKAEAALVDAAVDAG
- a CDS encoding alpha/beta fold hydrolase, with amino-acid sequence MNATTVAPDPDGEGGEGTRRSSVPVGDDRHVTYAEYGDPGGTPLLVFHGTPGSRRVGALFDELGRSHSVRVVAIDRPGYGRSSAWPGRRLRDTAAFAVPVLDEAGIDSTSVLGFSGGGPHALALAATRPDRIEGVAVVSGAVPPQFEDRTPPVQRLFGSLGTHAGWLLGGLFAATGALARRLPRRSSSRSTRPRTGGRRWTTPTHGSSARSSSRPSSGPEAAS
- a CDS encoding response regulator — translated: MSGIQVLHVDDDSSMTELAELMLGRADDLQVTTRTDPEDILAVFDPTEFDCVVSDYDMPRLDGLELYEELTEQFPHPDFPYILFTGRGGEEVASTALNAGLTGYLQKGGTEQWDRLQNRIREGVQRYRATRRADRYDTVLKALGYPIYVVDETGRFRWVNDELAETLDRDREDIVGEPTDYIKPPEVVERAEDELGDLLSSAGPDTSRFPATLVTADGEEIEFRDHMAVLPYEGEEFRGSVGILRPLDEDRLP
- a CDS encoding PAS domain-containing protein; this translates as MSGDRSPNWITSGDSAGGAVPLPETAATTVTLAAPAGRDRDLLTTTLSAYEVRHLEGAVPDATDICVVSAEAFPECRDRLREWKREQRPTMAPVLLLVPESVPDPWSRYGDSLGRALDGILTIPSSKRAIRARVDGLVAIRQYSLIASQRWKRLELYGRAMDNADIGISIADAQAEDEHLIYVNQGFVDITGYSLPDALGRNCRFLQGEGTDESTVAEIRTAIDARESVSVVIRNYRRDGEAFWNQLDIVPVYDDAGTVTHFLGFQQDVTEQIERKRLLEQYEHVFESVSDPVVVLRADTTVVHANAAATDVFEVDFRATPTTALTDILPSEQASVVRRACRVVVETGRTQERELTLTLPTGQSRTFQVKFEHESVSDSAGDRVIAIARDISAIRAQQGRLTVLDRVLRHNFRNKLTVVSGRAEHVAANAEEMDPASISEAAEAIQTASDELLDTADAVRQFHLGSDPDQSSVPLDVPTLVRSAVGDLRAVYPGVEFTVAGAPAASAICPAQLELCLEQLVEHAVGKWGAPAGQVSLQVTDEPPSPSVELAVRFPGMAFSEIERSALDAGSESPLEHTQGIRLWLVKWAVENAGGGLSVENTDDGGVVTLYLRRSVETDG
- a CDS encoding type IV pilin — protein: MGDISVLSGERSVSSLLGVVLMVAVVVIVGSTLTVFAFSFGDSVSSVAPTADIEFESRYFGDGVAKNDSVVVTHDGGDRLRRTQLEVVVGGTTVFNETDDSESNNASPPTDVKGLVVEIDGDQFNDLNKPPALSPAGTRDGPPGDSDGSDPGVVNEWEENVTAGQRLVVQERNAGQSADVLQPCDRIRVIWRGDEETAIIDEGVVGPSTGCAG
- a CDS encoding ATPase domain-containing protein, with protein sequence MADSVDVERVPSGTSGLDTVLQGGFLRGQTAIVNGGPGTGKTILALQFLAAGETGLYVGFEERADDLRRNAAALGIDLSGVVILDLSEQGSRFFSDQSYSVLSPGQAEGDELIGQIADAIDQESPDRLVIDPLTELRALLPDDYQFRRHISSLANALKERSITTVCTAQVTSEAEERDVQFLGDAAIEIRRTTDHRSLEVTKFRGSGYAGGRHTYRIRSETGGRVYPKLVPGDHQREVPREQIGSGIDALDSLLGGGVQRGSVTLISGPSGVGKTTLATVFLRAAAQRGETPHGFLFEELASDFRYRTEQLGIGIDELVESGELLLTEVESLTRSPDEFADTVRTAVEEDGARMVVIDGISGYRLGLRGGDSQDQLTRELHALCRYLKRMGVTTFLLDEIGTVTGDLMASDEAISYLADNIVFLRYVELDGEVRKVVGVLKKRYGAFEQTIRAFDLGPDGIDVGPPLEGYRGVLTGVPERVDEGD